From a single Paenibacillus sp. FSL R5-0345 genomic region:
- a CDS encoding flagellar brake protein: MYPKINEYLYIQVASSDAAEAEVEYRSRIAETENDAFLIEIPMQESNGRLKRLFMGDELSVYFITEGGIKNYFNTHVLGFKEDVIRMVRIQKPEADSIFKIQRRSFFRVNADLELAVKDNLGKRFLVRTDDIGGGGTSFLVDNQVKLDVGAKLSCWVLVPYRNGSIEHVDFEGEVVRIKKLENGRQLAMVKFVAITDNERQKIIRYCFERQFDFRNR; this comes from the coding sequence TTGTATCCTAAAATTAATGAATATCTATACATACAGGTTGCTTCCAGTGACGCTGCTGAAGCAGAAGTTGAATATAGATCGAGAATTGCAGAGACAGAAAACGACGCGTTTCTGATTGAAATCCCTATGCAGGAGAGTAACGGTCGTCTAAAACGACTTTTTATGGGGGACGAGCTTTCGGTTTACTTTATAACTGAGGGCGGCATTAAGAATTACTTTAATACTCATGTTCTCGGGTTTAAAGAAGATGTAATTCGTATGGTACGGATCCAAAAACCAGAGGCGGATTCAATTTTCAAAATTCAGAGACGGAGCTTTTTTCGAGTGAATGCAGATCTTGAATTAGCTGTGAAGGATAACCTTGGTAAAAGATTCCTTGTACGTACAGATGATATTGGTGGAGGAGGAACCTCTTTCTTGGTGGATAACCAGGTGAAGCTCGATGTGGGGGCGAAATTGTCCTGCTGGGTTCTAGTGCCGTATAGAAACGGTAGTATTGAGCATGTGGATTTTGAGGGTGAAGTGGTGCGAATTAAAAAGCTTGAAAATGGGCGTCAATTGGCCATGGTGAAATTTGTGGCTATTACAGATAATGAGCGTCAGAAAATAATACGTTATTGCTTTGAACGTCAGTTTGATTTCCGCAACCGATAG
- the ypeB gene encoding germination protein YpeB, translated as MYKRLSAVMFPLTALLLIGALVWGYQENQEKNAILIKAENQYQRAFHDLSYHVERLHGELGNTLAVNSASNGMHRKGLVNVWRMTSEAQNEINQLPLTLLPFSKTEEFLSKISNFSYKAGIRDFTKKPLTDGELSNLKALYKSSGEISKDLQDVQNKVIGSRLRWMDVETALATEKKAEDNSIIDGFKSVDKRVEGYPELDWGPSVASIYDKRSVKMLGGTPVSVEDIKRKAIKFANAGSNAKVDVKENGKNTDWPSYTATVSGSNNKQIISMDFTKNGGLLISYYDNREIGPAKVSLEEAVTKAEQFLKKKGYPHMTAVNADRYDNIGNLTFVTSQNDVLIYPEKMTIRIGLDTGTTVGFEASEYVNEHKDNRKIPKPKLSLAEAKKFLNSDFKENYHRMAWIKNEDSVEVLTYEFGGEVNGTQYRIYLNADDGIEESVEEIRASSGVEQK; from the coding sequence ATGTACAAAAGATTAAGTGCTGTAATGTTCCCCCTGACTGCGCTGCTGTTAATTGGAGCGCTCGTGTGGGGTTATCAGGAGAATCAGGAGAAGAATGCGATTCTAATTAAGGCGGAGAACCAATATCAGCGTGCCTTTCATGATTTGTCTTACCATGTGGAACGTCTTCATGGAGAGCTCGGGAACACACTAGCTGTTAACTCCGCTTCTAACGGGATGCACCGCAAAGGACTTGTTAATGTGTGGCGGATGACCAGTGAAGCGCAAAATGAAATTAATCAGTTGCCGCTCACATTACTGCCATTTAGCAAAACGGAGGAGTTTCTGTCCAAAATCTCTAACTTTTCTTATAAAGCCGGGATTCGTGATTTCACTAAGAAGCCTTTGACAGATGGCGAATTGAGCAATTTAAAAGCATTGTATAAGAGTTCTGGAGAAATCTCTAAAGATTTGCAAGATGTTCAGAATAAAGTGATCGGTAGCCGCCTGCGCTGGATGGATGTCGAAACCGCACTGGCTACAGAGAAAAAGGCAGAGGATAATTCGATTATTGACGGCTTCAAGTCGGTGGACAAACGTGTCGAAGGTTACCCTGAACTGGATTGGGGTCCTTCAGTTGCAAGCATTTACGATAAACGTTCTGTAAAAATGCTGGGGGGCACCCCTGTTTCAGTTGAAGATATCAAACGTAAAGCCATTAAGTTTGCAAATGCAGGCTCCAATGCTAAGGTAGATGTGAAAGAAAACGGAAAAAATACGGATTGGCCTTCCTATACGGCTACTGTCAGCGGTTCGAATAATAAGCAGATTATCAGTATGGATTTCACCAAAAATGGTGGTTTGCTGATCTCTTATTATGATAACCGTGAGATTGGTCCAGCTAAGGTATCTTTAGAAGAGGCGGTTACCAAGGCAGAGCAGTTTCTTAAGAAAAAGGGATATCCTCATATGACTGCGGTGAACGCTGACCGTTATGATAATATTGGGAATTTAACCTTTGTAACCAGCCAGAACGATGTGTTGATTTATCCTGAGAAAATGACGATTCGCATAGGACTTGATACTGGGACAACGGTTGGATTTGAGGCTAGCGAATATGTCAATGAACATAAGGACAATCGTAAGATTCCAAAGCCTAAGCTCTCCCTTGCGGAAGCAAAGAAATTCCTGAATTCGGATTTCAAGGAGAACTATCATCGCATGGCTTGGATTAAAAATGAGGACTCCGTAGAAGTCTTGACTTACGAATTTGGCGGAGAGGTGAATGGTACTCAGTATCGTATTTATCTTAATGCGGATGATGGCATTGAAGAGTCTGTGGAAGAAATCAGAGCTTCTTCGGGAGTTGAACAAAAGTGA
- the prsW gene encoding glutamic-type intramembrane protease PrsW — MLVLSVISSAVAPGLALLTFFYLKDKYDQEPLHIVIKVFLLGLLIVFPVMIIQRGLMLGLNGGPYVESFLISAGVEECLKWFVLYHMIYNHTEFDEPYDGILYAVAISLGFATIENIMYAWYSNASIGSMFLRALLPVSGHAMFGVIMGYHLGRAKFSKGAKTKGILLISILLPWLWHGIYDFILSTTANYWIWFIVPLMAILWYGGMGKVDRANSRSPFRFLKREEEVNL, encoded by the coding sequence GTGCTCGTGTTATCGGTTATTTCGTCGGCAGTAGCGCCGGGACTTGCTCTGCTGACCTTTTTTTATCTGAAAGACAAGTATGATCAAGAACCGCTTCATATCGTTATTAAGGTGTTCCTGCTAGGCCTTCTGATTGTATTCCCTGTTATGATCATTCAGAGAGGACTAATGCTGGGGCTGAATGGCGGTCCTTATGTGGAGTCGTTTCTCATATCCGCTGGCGTGGAAGAATGTCTAAAATGGTTTGTGCTTTACCATATGATTTACAATCACACCGAATTTGACGAGCCATATGATGGGATACTATACGCCGTAGCGATTTCGCTCGGCTTCGCAACAATAGAAAATATAATGTATGCTTGGTATAGCAATGCATCAATCGGTTCCATGTTCCTGAGAGCGCTGCTTCCGGTTTCTGGACACGCTATGTTTGGTGTGATCATGGGATATCACTTAGGGAGAGCCAAGTTCTCAAAAGGGGCTAAAACAAAAGGGATTCTGTTGATCTCTATCTTGTTGCCATGGCTGTGGCATGGGATTTATGACTTTATTTTGAGTACGACAGCTAACTACTGGATATGGTTTATTGTTCCTCTGATGGCTATTCTCTGGTACGGAGGAATGGGGAAAGTGGATAGGGCTAATAGCCGATCCCCTTTCCGCTTTCTGAAACGAGAAGAAGAGGTTAACCTATAA
- a CDS encoding genetic competence negative regulator codes for MRIERLSQDKIRIFLTFDDLSERGIQKEDMWQEVPKVHDLFTEMMDQAYSELGFDATGPLAVEVFALPAQGMVVIVTRGKYDHHQYGASGEEELPEEIYEMEVTLEQSDSIVYAFRDFEVLVEAAHVLIGNITSQGKLYSYNNKWYLYFDPKEFEETALSGLVGVLAEFGDSSPVTEAVLDEYGKTVMSENAVQLLCTHFKRQD; via the coding sequence ATGAGAATAGAGCGATTAAGTCAAGATAAGATACGGATTTTCCTCACTTTTGACGACCTGAGCGAGCGGGGCATCCAGAAGGAAGACATGTGGCAGGAAGTTCCCAAGGTACATGACCTGTTTACGGAGATGATGGATCAAGCATATAGTGAACTAGGTTTTGATGCTACTGGTCCGCTTGCCGTAGAAGTTTTCGCATTGCCCGCGCAAGGCATGGTCGTTATAGTGACCCGAGGAAAATATGATCACCATCAGTACGGTGCGTCCGGGGAAGAAGAATTGCCAGAAGAGATTTACGAAATGGAAGTTACTCTTGAACAAAGCGACTCCATTGTATATGCATTCCGCGATTTCGAGGTTCTTGTTGAAGCCGCTCATGTGCTCATCGGTAATATTACTTCCCAGGGGAAACTGTATTCTTATAACAATAAATGGTATCTGTACTTCGATCCAAAGGAATTTGAAGAAACGGCGTTGTCAGGTCTTGTTGGCGTACTTGCCGAGTTTGGAGATTCCTCACCGGTTACAGAAGCTGTTCTCGACGAATACGGGAAGACAGTAATGTCGGAGAATGCAGTCCAGTTGTTGTGCACTCATTTTAAGCGTCAGGATTAA
- a CDS encoding polysaccharide deacetylase family protein, whose product MKKVGKMTSVLLLATLLLTSCSNSGGDSNNTKETTTTNNQPTAAATQSVETEAPTAEVAVTPTPQATLEGETAGSNTNTGAEVPLQYHMNKNYDIVPNEESTNKKVVLLTFDDGPKDANMINPLMDILDKHQAKAIFFVNGYRVKAHPELLELIHKRGGIIGNHSWDHIILKDKSYAEVKKQIEDVQSIVKETIGEAPHFFRPPHGAGGDVGKKIAAENGMLYMTWSNGSLDWEMKEKETEKTDKLIKNVTDQLHSGSNILMHELPWTVEALDKLLTTLEGKGYSFVDPRSIELKMR is encoded by the coding sequence ATGAAAAAAGTGGGTAAAATGACATCAGTGCTGCTATTAGCTACCTTGCTGCTGACTTCCTGTAGCAATAGCGGAGGAGATAGCAACAATACTAAGGAAACAACCACAACAAATAATCAGCCCACAGCGGCAGCTACACAGAGCGTAGAAACAGAGGCACCAACAGCGGAAGTTGCAGTCACCCCTACACCTCAAGCAACATTAGAAGGTGAAACTGCAGGAAGTAACACCAATACTGGGGCTGAAGTTCCACTTCAGTACCATATGAACAAAAATTATGATATCGTCCCCAATGAAGAATCAACAAATAAAAAGGTCGTTTTGCTTACTTTCGACGACGGTCCCAAAGATGCGAATATGATTAATCCATTAATGGATATTCTGGACAAGCATCAAGCCAAAGCTATTTTCTTCGTGAACGGTTACCGTGTTAAAGCGCATCCCGAGCTTTTAGAGTTAATTCATAAACGCGGAGGAATTATTGGCAACCATAGCTGGGATCATATTATTCTCAAAGACAAGTCTTATGCAGAGGTTAAAAAGCAAATCGAAGATGTTCAGAGCATTGTTAAGGAGACTATCGGTGAAGCCCCTCACTTTTTCCGCCCTCCACATGGTGCTGGCGGTGATGTCGGCAAAAAGATTGCCGCTGAGAACGGGATGCTATATATGACCTGGTCCAACGGATCTTTAGACTGGGAGATGAAAGAGAAAGAAACTGAAAAAACGGATAAATTGATCAAAAATGTAACGGACCAGTTGCACTCCGGGAGTAATATTCTGATGCATGAACTCCCTTGGACAGTCGAAGCCTTGGATAAGTTGCTTACTACACTTGAAGGCAAAGGCTATAGCTTTGTAGATCCCCGCAGCATTGAGCTTAAGATGCGTTAA
- a CDS encoding metallophosphoesterase: MVIVWLWGLIGAVLLIGVIIAVIMVSNAFRNRIITEEIILKSLPDVFDGFRILFITDIHRRRLPSALLNPLKGKVDVVLLGGDLTEKNSPLDRLADNMTLVTSIAPTYVVHGNHDYRADISWVDQIIKGSGAKLLMDENVRIEREGASLWLTGVDFPKKGGKTSYRPFPRLTMPNALDVTCRIILVHDPLWLSIQKSVPADLILAGHTHGGQVILPFLGRRHVENFYHKYDAGMFQWPRRDGTGREAKLLISRGFGTSHLPIRWGSPAEMHVLTLRKEKE; this comes from the coding sequence ATGGTGATCGTTTGGTTATGGGGATTGATCGGGGCTGTGCTTCTGATCGGGGTAATTATTGCAGTGATTATGGTGAGTAACGCCTTTAGAAACAGAATTATTACCGAGGAAATAATTCTAAAGTCTCTCCCTGATGTGTTTGATGGATTTCGGATCCTATTTATAACCGACATCCATCGCAGACGCCTTCCATCAGCGCTATTGAATCCGTTAAAGGGAAAAGTAGATGTTGTTTTACTAGGCGGTGATCTAACGGAAAAAAATAGTCCTCTGGATCGACTGGCCGATAATATGACGCTTGTCACCTCTATAGCTCCTACTTATGTAGTGCATGGAAATCATGATTATCGAGCTGATATTTCATGGGTTGATCAGATTATTAAAGGCAGTGGTGCAAAGCTGTTAATGGATGAAAATGTGCGTATTGAACGTGAGGGAGCATCTCTTTGGTTAACGGGAGTGGATTTTCCGAAAAAGGGTGGTAAGACCTCATATCGTCCATTTCCGCGTCTTACAATGCCTAATGCTTTAGATGTTACTTGTCGGATCATTCTGGTTCATGATCCGCTCTGGCTCTCCATACAGAAAAGTGTGCCGGCTGATCTGATATTGGCAGGACATACGCATGGAGGACAGGTTATACTTCCTTTTTTGGGTCGCAGGCATGTAGAAAATTTCTATCATAAATATGATGCGGGAATGTTTCAATGGCCCAGAAGGGATGGAACTGGAAGGGAAGCAAAGCTGTTGATCAGTAGAGGGTTTGGAACCTCTCACTTGCCAATCCGCTGGGGGAGTCCTGCCGAGATGCATGTATTAACCCTCCGAAAAGAGAAAGAGTAG
- a CDS encoding CPBP family intramembrane glutamic endopeptidase has protein sequence MKKFKFGEIKIKKVEPGQLTDRLLLLNLYITQGLTLIIGLIWILFQKRNPFQLLIFPESVHFVAWGLGLAAVMLVVDYLLTHIVPEESMDDGGINDLLFRNRPVWHIVIIAAMVSICEELLFRGAIQYSIGPYWTSILFALIHVRYLRHFVPTGWVFLSSYGLGYIYIQSGSLWAPILCHFFIDLFSGLVIRYRRES, from the coding sequence ATGAAAAAATTCAAATTTGGTGAGATTAAGATAAAAAAAGTAGAACCAGGCCAGTTAACAGACCGTCTTCTGCTCCTCAATCTCTACATTACTCAGGGGCTTACATTAATTATCGGTTTGATATGGATATTATTTCAGAAAAGAAATCCGTTTCAGCTATTAATTTTTCCAGAAAGCGTACATTTTGTGGCATGGGGTCTTGGACTGGCCGCTGTAATGCTGGTAGTTGATTATTTACTGACTCATATTGTACCTGAAGAAAGTATGGATGACGGTGGGATAAACGATCTTTTATTTCGAAATCGGCCTGTATGGCATATTGTTATAATTGCAGCAATGGTATCGATATGTGAGGAGCTTCTGTTCAGAGGAGCGATTCAATATTCCATAGGTCCTTATTGGACGAGTATTTTATTCGCACTTATTCATGTTCGTTATTTGCGTCACTTTGTACCTACCGGATGGGTATTCTTAAGCAGTTATGGTCTTGGATATATATACATTCAATCAGGTAGCCTGTGGGCACCTATACTATGTCATTTCTTCATCGACCTATTCTCTGGTCTGGTGATCCGCTACAGGAGGGAATCATGA
- the serA gene encoding phosphoglycerate dehydrogenase, whose protein sequence is MFKVLVSDPISDLGIQQLMDAEDVVVDKKTGLSEDELIAIIGEYDGLLVRSQTTVTDKIIEAGKNLKVIGRAGVGVDNIKLDAATKRGIVVINAPDGNTITTCEHAFAMMMALARHIPQAYAKTIGGTWDRKTFVGVELRGKTLGVLGMGRIGSEVAKRAKAFGMEILAFDPFLTAERAEKMEVKLASVDDVVRGADFITVHTPLTPETRHMISRPQFEVMKKGMRIINCARGGVIDEMALVEAIDSGIVAGAAFDVFEKEPPQADHPFLSHPKIIVTPHLGASTIEAQENVAIDVSEQVLHILRNEPFINAVNIPPVAPSVMNKLQPYFTLGEKLGSFVTQIAAAAIREIHVEYAGDLSDVDTQPLTRYIVKGVLSRHFAEDVNIVNSMHLAKTRDVNVVITKASKTKGFTNLITVTLKADHDQEYLVAGTLLQGYGERIVQVNKFPVDIAPEGHQIFVSHNDKVGIIGLVGTLLGENDVNIASMQVGRKIIGGAAIMLLTVDKAVPKDVLVKLAGLPEINTAEEIILL, encoded by the coding sequence ATGTTTAAAGTATTAGTATCGGATCCAATCAGTGATTTGGGAATTCAGCAATTGATGGACGCAGAAGATGTAGTTGTTGACAAAAAAACAGGCCTCAGCGAAGACGAACTCATTGCAATTATCGGTGAATACGATGGCTTACTTGTCCGCAGTCAAACTACCGTAACAGACAAAATCATCGAAGCAGGAAAAAATCTAAAAGTAATTGGTCGTGCAGGTGTTGGTGTAGATAATATCAAACTGGATGCTGCAACAAAGCGTGGTATTGTTGTAATCAATGCTCCGGATGGAAATACAATTACGACTTGTGAGCATGCTTTCGCAATGATGATGGCTCTGGCCCGTCACATTCCACAAGCTTATGCAAAAACAATTGGTGGAACCTGGGATAGAAAAACCTTCGTAGGTGTAGAACTTCGCGGAAAAACCTTGGGTGTACTCGGAATGGGCAGAATCGGTAGCGAAGTGGCTAAACGTGCCAAAGCTTTTGGTATGGAAATTCTTGCTTTTGATCCTTTCCTAACCGCTGAACGTGCTGAAAAGATGGAAGTTAAATTAGCTTCCGTAGACGATGTTGTACGCGGAGCAGACTTCATTACTGTGCACACTCCACTAACTCCGGAAACACGCCATATGATTTCTCGCCCACAATTCGAAGTGATGAAAAAAGGAATGCGTATCATCAACTGTGCCCGTGGTGGTGTTATTGATGAAATGGCGTTAGTAGAGGCAATTGATAGCGGTATTGTCGCAGGCGCTGCATTTGATGTATTCGAAAAAGAGCCGCCTCAAGCAGATCACCCCTTCTTGTCGCATCCAAAAATCATCGTGACTCCTCACTTGGGCGCTTCTACAATTGAAGCTCAGGAAAATGTGGCGATCGATGTTTCGGAGCAAGTATTGCATATTCTGCGTAATGAACCGTTCATTAACGCTGTCAATATTCCTCCGGTGGCTCCAAGTGTAATGAACAAGCTTCAACCTTACTTCACGCTTGGAGAAAAATTGGGCAGCTTTGTTACCCAAATCGCAGCTGCTGCTATCCGTGAGATCCATGTTGAATACGCTGGGGATCTTTCAGATGTAGATACCCAACCCCTAACCCGTTACATCGTAAAAGGTGTGCTCTCCCGTCACTTTGCAGAGGACGTTAATATCGTAAACTCGATGCATTTGGCGAAAACACGCGACGTGAACGTAGTAATAACTAAAGCTTCCAAAACTAAGGGCTTTACCAATCTAATTACCGTTACTCTAAAAGCTGATCATGACCAAGAGTATCTTGTTGCCGGCACATTGTTGCAAGGTTATGGAGAACGGATTGTTCAAGTAAATAAGTTCCCGGTTGATATTGCTCCTGAAGGTCATCAAATCTTCGTATCTCATAACGACAAAGTAGGAATTATCGGACTTGTGGGTACATTGCTTGGTGAGAACGATGTTAATATCGCATCCATGCAAGTGGGACGTAAAATTATTGGGGGCGCTGCAATCATGTTGCTGACCGTTGACAAAGCCGTTCCTAAGGATGTCCTAGTGAAACTTGCTGGTTTACCAGAGATTAACACTGCTGAAGAAATCATCCTACTTTAA
- a CDS encoding SDR family NAD(P)-dependent oxidoreductase yields the protein MTLKGKVALVTGSSRGAGRGIALELARRGAFVYITGRTIDVSATEPIKGSINSVLREIKESGGSGAVIQCDHTKDQETEAVIRQIAEEQGRLDILVNNVWGGNDLAIEQKPFWELSTAHWENMFNAGVRAQLITNYYAIPLMRKANTGGLIIHTTFWDHYKYLGNFYYDLSKNSLLRMAFGLSKELKDDSIAVIPLSPGWMRTEAVLEAMNTDEEHWQEVEELKMSESTTYIGRAVAALAADPEVMSMSGEPQLVGKLAEKYGFTDTDGRSIPAFII from the coding sequence ATGACATTGAAAGGAAAAGTGGCACTGGTTACGGGGAGCAGTAGAGGCGCTGGTAGAGGGATCGCTTTAGAATTAGCAAGAAGAGGTGCTTTTGTCTATATTACAGGGAGAACCATAGATGTATCTGCCACTGAACCAATTAAGGGGAGCATAAATAGCGTACTTAGAGAGATAAAAGAGAGTGGAGGATCTGGTGCGGTAATCCAATGTGACCATACGAAGGATCAGGAAACAGAAGCAGTGATCCGTCAGATCGCTGAAGAGCAGGGGCGGCTCGATATTTTAGTGAATAACGTATGGGGAGGCAATGATCTAGCTATCGAGCAGAAGCCTTTTTGGGAGCTATCTACAGCTCATTGGGAGAATATGTTTAATGCAGGGGTGAGAGCACAGTTGATCACGAATTATTACGCAATTCCCCTCATGCGGAAGGCAAATACTGGCGGTCTAATTATTCATACAACCTTTTGGGATCATTATAAATATCTGGGCAACTTTTATTATGATCTTTCTAAAAATTCACTTTTACGTATGGCCTTCGGACTATCGAAGGAGTTAAAGGATGACAGTATTGCAGTTATTCCACTTTCACCCGGATGGATGAGAACAGAAGCAGTTTTAGAAGCCATGAACACAGATGAGGAACATTGGCAAGAGGTCGAGGAGCTGAAAATGAGTGAATCGACGACATATATTGGTCGAGCTGTGGCTGCACTGGCCGCTGATCCGGAAGTAATGTCCATGTCCGGTGAGCCGCAGCTGGTTGGAAAGCTAGCTGAAAAGTATGGATTTACCGATACCGATGGAAGGTCCATCCCTGCATTCATAATATAG
- a CDS encoding helix-turn-helix transcriptional regulator gives MRADRLLSILLLLQKRGKMTSRELAQTLEVSERTVFRDMEALSASGIPIVAERGREGGWMLTEGYRTSLTGMKPQEIGSLLLSTDSSIMKDLGIQDDFSSAVLKLEAASSHRTSNPANYLSQRIHIDGASWHPSDETYPFLSVLQRALWEDRKVKITYLRNDETKVRMIEPLGLVAKRGVWYVVANIGDELRTFRVSRLINVEETNERFNRPDEFDLKHYWEESTTAFKAALPKYPVKLRVRTSVLKELQRERFVSIHMIEPSSNAEWVNVEAGFNTIESACRIILSFSPSVIVLSPQELLEMVKSAIAKISAIYEDF, from the coding sequence ATGCGAGCCGACCGTTTGTTATCTATATTGCTTCTATTGCAAAAACGTGGAAAAATGACTTCTCGCGAGCTGGCCCAAACACTCGAAGTGTCAGAACGAACGGTGTTTAGAGATATGGAAGCATTGAGTGCTTCAGGCATCCCGATTGTAGCTGAACGAGGGCGTGAAGGAGGTTGGATGCTTACAGAAGGGTACCGAACCTCCTTAACAGGTATGAAGCCACAAGAGATTGGTTCACTGCTTCTGTCCACTGACTCATCTATCATGAAAGATCTGGGGATACAGGACGACTTCTCTTCCGCTGTTCTCAAACTGGAGGCTGCTTCCTCTCATCGAACTAGTAACCCAGCAAATTATCTAAGCCAGCGGATCCATATTGACGGTGCCAGTTGGCATCCTTCGGATGAGACTTATCCGTTCCTTTCTGTACTTCAGAGAGCTCTTTGGGAAGACCGTAAAGTAAAAATCACTTATCTCCGGAACGACGAGACAAAAGTCCGGATGATTGAACCTCTTGGGTTAGTTGCAAAACGAGGAGTTTGGTATGTCGTAGCCAATATAGGGGATGAACTGCGAACCTTTCGTGTGTCCAGATTGATAAACGTAGAAGAGACCAATGAGCGGTTTAACAGGCCTGATGAATTTGATTTAAAACATTATTGGGAAGAGTCCACTACAGCCTTCAAAGCAGCACTGCCAAAATATCCGGTAAAATTAAGGGTTAGAACATCTGTCTTAAAAGAATTGCAACGTGAAAGATTCGTTTCTATCCATATGATAGAGCCATCTAGCAATGCAGAGTGGGTGAACGTAGAAGCCGGATTTAATACGATCGAGTCGGCCTGCCGGATAATCCTTTCTTTTAGTCCCTCGGTTATTGTACTTTCACCGCAAGAACTTTTAGAGATGGTAAAGTCTGCTATCGCAAAAATTTCCGCTATTTATGAGGATTTTTGA
- a CDS encoding methyl-accepting chemotaxis protein, whose amino-acid sequence MNWMHKLPLKQRIVAGCYLVAALFAIPVLVTFMILGNIILGIVLIVVLAALTFPVARFIERTLTSSFDDIANVSHSISKGDFTSRADENGSMGDVSRSFNTMIDKLKKILTEASQITRQVMDASRGIEDKNQNLKIVMAQVASSSNELALGANEISTDIAEMTESIKDIENKVSNYTNSTKEMNRRSIHTLELVEQGRQSVDTQAEGMRKNIQATQKVADTIEALSQNARGITMITKTITEIAEQTNLLSLNASIEAARAGEHGRGFAVVAQEVRKLAEESTASTKEVFGLVRSIETDIKQAIDNIAINEEVVQVQNEMITQSAHIFAQIVQSVQYITEQISSFSAESDLMLESALKISSAIENISAITQQTAAGTEEVSAAMNEQINALQSVAEETEKMTQAVFNLQKTIHIFKF is encoded by the coding sequence ATGAACTGGATGCATAAACTTCCGTTAAAACAAAGAATTGTTGCCGGATGTTACCTCGTTGCCGCACTATTTGCCATTCCTGTTTTAGTTACTTTTATGATCTTAGGCAACATTATTTTGGGTATTGTTCTAATCGTCGTTCTTGCTGCTCTAACCTTCCCAGTGGCCCGCTTTATCGAGAGAACGCTTACATCTTCTTTTGATGACATCGCGAATGTATCTCATAGTATTTCAAAAGGGGATTTTACTAGTAGAGCCGACGAGAACGGGTCTATGGGGGACGTAAGCCGTTCCTTTAATACTATGATTGACAAGCTCAAGAAGATTTTGACAGAAGCATCACAAATCACTCGTCAAGTTATGGATGCAAGCCGTGGAATCGAAGATAAGAATCAGAATTTGAAAATTGTCATGGCACAGGTAGCCTCTTCGTCTAACGAGCTAGCTCTTGGTGCAAATGAAATATCTACGGATATCGCTGAAATGACAGAATCCATTAAAGATATTGAGAATAAAGTATCCAATTATACGAACTCAACAAAAGAAATGAACAGACGTTCAATACATACATTAGAGCTAGTTGAACAAGGACGCCAATCCGTTGATACGCAAGCTGAAGGCATGCGTAAAAACATCCAGGCTACTCAAAAAGTAGCTGACACTATCGAAGCCCTTTCTCAAAATGCTCGCGGAATTACGATGATCACAAAGACCATTACTGAGATCGCTGAACAGACCAACCTGTTATCACTAAATGCTTCCATCGAAGCAGCGCGTGCAGGAGAACATGGTCGAGGATTTGCTGTAGTCGCACAGGAGGTTCGCAAGCTCGCTGAAGAATCAACGGCTTCTACGAAGGAAGTCTTTGGCTTGGTTCGGAGCATCGAAACTGATATTAAACAAGCGATTGATAATATCGCTATCAACGAAGAAGTCGTACAGGTACAGAATGAGATGATCACTCAATCTGCTCATATCTTTGCTCAAATCGTGCAAAGTGTACAGTATATTACCGAGCAGATCTCCTCCTTCTCTGCCGAAAGTGATCTTATGTTGGAAAGTGCATTGAAAATCTCAAGTGCAATCGAGAATATCTCTGCGATCACGCAGCAAACCGCTGCCGGCACCGAAGAAGTATCAGCCGCTATGAATGAACAAATTAATGCCCTGCAGTCCGTTGCAGAAGAAACTGAGAAAATGACTCAGGCTGTATTTAATCTACAGAAGACGATCCATATTTTCAAGTTTTAA